From one Rhopalosiphum padi isolate XX-2018 chromosome 2, ASM2088224v1, whole genome shotgun sequence genomic stretch:
- the LOC132921051 gene encoding uncharacterized protein LOC132921051: protein MQVPSCGDTMTSESADNGLCDKSITLRKHRKNVFNKSALRMVAAEMTSNQDKDVTQVQYIDISPDFLTTGRTGRRNALPDILGEHKLTSTADLPDRLQALTTNEGAGTSNIQPSTSSDSDMIKTQNATC, encoded by the exons ATGCAGGTGCCTTCGTGCGGCGATACTATGACGTCAGAGTCGGCCGACAACGGTCTGTGTGACAAGTCCATAACGCTCCGCAAGCAccgcaaaaatgtatttaataaatcag CATTGAGAATGGTAGCTGCAGAAATGACAAGTAATCAAGATAAAGATGTCACTCAAGTGCAATACATAGATATCAGTCCTGATTTTTTAACAACTGGCCGAACTGGAAGAAGGAACGCATTGCCAGATATACTAGGTGAACACAAACTAACGTCCACAGCTGATTTGCCTGACCGATTACAAGCACTTACAACAAATG AAGGAGCTGGGACGAGTAATATCCAGCCATCAACTAGTAGTGATTCAGACatgataaaaacacaaaatgcaACGTGTTAA